One stretch of Magnetospirillum sp. WYHS-4 DNA includes these proteins:
- a CDS encoding DUF1320 domain-containing protein, producing MAYATVQDLTDRFGEAELIALTDRADPPAGAVDATVAAKALDDASQLINGYLAGRYALPLASVPSLLVTLCGDIARYRLHTDSAEGEPKARYDDAIRLLKDISAGRMTLQAGGEEPAGGTTGAVRAVAPNLAFGGDAMADYR from the coding sequence ATGGCCTACGCGACCGTCCAGGATCTGACCGACCGGTTCGGCGAAGCCGAACTGATCGCCTTGACCGACCGGGCCGATCCGCCGGCCGGGGCGGTCGATGCGACGGTGGCGGCCAAGGCGCTGGACGATGCCTCCCAGCTGATCAACGGTTACCTGGCCGGGCGCTACGCCCTGCCGCTGGCCTCCGTGCCCTCTCTGCTGGTTACCCTATGCGGCGATATCGCGCGGTACCGCTTGCATACCGACAGCGCCGAGGGCGAGCCCAAGGCCCGCTACGACGACGCCATCCGGCTGCTCAAGGATATTTCGGCAGGCCGGATGACGCTGCAGGCCGGCGGCGAGGAGCCTGCCGGCGGCACCACGGGGGCGGTGCGGGCCGTGGCGCCCAACTTGGCCTTCGGTGGCGATGCGATGGCGGACTACCGATGA
- a CDS encoding major capsid protein — translation MPNLEQVRVVDPILTTQARGYTNGQAAGIYLFPYTGVPKRAGKRLEFGKESFQLYNSKRAPGAATKRVNFGYEGEKFSLEQSSLEGQVPREHLEEAPGIDMAGSAVRVVQGSISLEQEVDQATKARDAANYDANHKVALAGTSRWNDPDSDPKAIVKAGKAAIRLSAGRDPNTMVLGPKVFDALDDHPKLLEKLKYTSSDSLTEAMLAKYFGVDRVVVGKMVYWDPVAGIFVEVWGRDAVLAWVPPAGESNWMVPSFGYTYRLNGMPVVEQTYYDNNAKSWIYPYTDEWSAEMVGADAGFLIQTVVDE, via the coding sequence ATGCCCAACCTTGAGCAAGTCCGCGTCGTCGATCCAATCCTGACCACGCAGGCACGCGGCTACACCAACGGCCAAGCGGCCGGTATCTACCTGTTCCCCTACACGGGCGTGCCCAAGCGGGCCGGCAAGCGCCTGGAGTTCGGCAAGGAATCCTTCCAGCTCTACAACTCCAAGCGCGCCCCCGGCGCCGCGACCAAGCGGGTCAACTTCGGCTACGAAGGCGAGAAGTTCTCGCTCGAACAGTCTTCGCTGGAGGGCCAGGTTCCGCGCGAACATCTCGAGGAAGCCCCCGGCATCGACATGGCCGGATCGGCCGTGCGGGTGGTCCAGGGTTCGATCAGCCTGGAACAGGAGGTCGACCAGGCCACCAAGGCCCGCGACGCCGCCAACTACGATGCCAACCACAAGGTCGCGCTGGCCGGCACCAGCCGGTGGAACGATCCGGATTCCGACCCCAAGGCCATCGTGAAGGCCGGCAAGGCCGCGATCCGGCTGTCCGCCGGGCGCGATCCCAACACCATGGTGTTGGGACCCAAGGTCTTCGACGCCCTGGACGATCACCCGAAGCTGCTGGAAAAGCTCAAGTACACCTCGTCCGATTCGTTGACGGAAGCGATGCTGGCCAAGTACTTCGGTGTCGACCGGGTGGTGGTCGGCAAGATGGTCTACTGGGACCCCGTGGCCGGGATCTTCGTGGAGGTCTGGGGCCGCGACGCGGTGTTGGCCTGGGTTCCGCCCGCCGGCGAGTCGAACTGGATGGTGCCGTCCTTCGGTTATACCTATCGCCTGAACGGCATGCCGGTGGTCGAACAGACCTACTACGACAACAACGCCAAGTCCTGGATCTATCCCTACACCGACGAATGGTCGGCCGAAATGGTCGGCGCCGACGCCGGGTTCCTGATCCAGACCGTCGTCGACGAATAA
- a CDS encoding DUF2190 family protein: MTQARDLLSNTVRAAGAIAEGRCVTFGGAQVSAQGDKILGVARADAEAGKLLAVTVIGTAIVESGAQIAVGDSLICDNQGRAMPSTGALAVAAGATPVTSGAANGAAVLEGADLPEFIFADALQAAAGPGQRIEVLLRR, translated from the coding sequence ATGACCCAGGCTCGCGACCTTCTTTCCAATACCGTCCGTGCCGCCGGTGCCATCGCCGAAGGGCGGTGCGTCACCTTCGGCGGCGCCCAGGTGTCCGCCCAGGGCGACAAGATTTTGGGCGTGGCCCGTGCCGACGCGGAGGCCGGCAAGCTGCTGGCCGTGACCGTCATCGGCACGGCCATCGTCGAGTCCGGGGCGCAGATCGCCGTCGGCGACAGCCTGATCTGCGACAACCAGGGCCGGGCCATGCCATCCACCGGGGCCCTGGCCGTCGCGGCCGGCGCCACCCCCGTGACTTCCGGTGCCGCCAACGGAGCGGCGGTGCTGGAAGGCGCCGACCTGCCCGAATTCATCTTCGCCGATGCCTTGCAGGCGGCCGCCGGGCCGGGCCAGCGCATCGAAGTCCTGCTGCGCCGCTAA
- a CDS encoding phage tail tube protein: MSLRTRKQALLAKIETTYGTDAGPTGAANAMLVTGLEIVPLEGENVSRNLVRPHFGNDQQIPVGAHVSCTFKVEMAGAGAAGTAPAYGVLLRACAFAETVTPATEVVYDPVSEGIESVTLYIYKDGNLHKLLGWRGSVSMDLTAKQIPMLSFTGRGIWSDPVAGALPAADTTAFKAPVPGSKAHTPTITLHGIASPMETISIDLANQVVFRALVGAESVEITDRKPTGRIQIEDPGVAAKNYFTTAKAATLGALQLIHGTTAGNIVQIDAGNVQVLNPKYADSDGVQMLGMDLALVPSDAGDDEISITVK, encoded by the coding sequence ATGTCGCTGCGCACTCGCAAGCAGGCCCTGCTGGCCAAGATCGAAACCACCTACGGGACCGATGCCGGCCCCACGGGCGCCGCCAACGCCATGCTGGTGACCGGTCTGGAGATCGTCCCGCTGGAAGGCGAGAACGTCTCGCGGAACCTGGTCCGGCCCCATTTCGGCAACGACCAGCAGATCCCGGTGGGCGCCCACGTCTCCTGCACCTTCAAGGTGGAGATGGCGGGAGCCGGCGCCGCCGGCACCGCCCCGGCCTACGGCGTGCTGCTGCGCGCCTGTGCCTTCGCCGAAACCGTCACGCCGGCTACCGAGGTGGTCTACGACCCCGTGTCCGAGGGGATCGAGAGCGTGACGCTCTATATCTACAAGGACGGCAACCTGCACAAGCTGCTGGGCTGGCGCGGGTCGGTGTCCATGGACCTGACGGCCAAGCAGATCCCCATGCTGTCGTTCACCGGCCGGGGCATCTGGTCCGATCCCGTCGCCGGGGCCCTTCCTGCCGCCGATACCACGGCCTTCAAGGCGCCGGTGCCGGGCTCGAAGGCGCACACCCCGACCATCACGCTGCACGGCATCGCCTCGCCCATGGAGACGATCTCCATCGACCTGGCCAACCAGGTGGTCTTCCGCGCCCTGGTCGGCGCCGAAAGCGTGGAGATCACCGACCGGAAGCCCACCGGGCGCATCCAGATCGAGGATCCCGGCGTCGCGGCGAAGAATTATTTCACCACCGCCAAGGCGGCCACCCTGGGCGCCCTGCAACTGATCCACGGCACCACCGCCGGCAACATCGTGCAGATCGACGCCGGCAACGTCCAGGTGTTGAACCCGAAATACGCCGACAGCGACGGCGTCCAGATGCTGGGCATGGACCTGGCCCTGGTGCCGTCGGACGCCGGCGACGACGAAATCTCCATCACCGTCAAGTAA
- a CDS encoding DUF1804 family protein: MSRHGPEKRQALRAAYVHRRLPLPAAAAECGVPFDTARKWKDKARRDGDDWDKARAAGAMAGEAAVVLVRALIEDFINLHQSVLDAVKGDGEMPALAKVQALSMLADAFSKTMAAAGKAAPELSALAVAQEVLRMLGDFIRNNYPKHGPAFVEVLEPFGAEVAKRYG, translated from the coding sequence ATGTCCCGTCACGGCCCCGAGAAGCGCCAGGCCCTGCGTGCCGCTTATGTCCATCGCCGCCTGCCCCTGCCGGCGGCTGCGGCCGAATGCGGGGTGCCCTTCGATACGGCACGGAAGTGGAAGGACAAGGCCCGGCGCGACGGCGACGATTGGGACAAGGCCCGCGCCGCCGGCGCCATGGCGGGCGAGGCGGCCGTGGTCCTGGTCCGCGCCCTGATCGAGGATTTCATCAACCTGCACCAAAGCGTGCTGGACGCGGTCAAGGGGGATGGCGAAATGCCGGCGCTGGCCAAGGTCCAGGCCTTGTCCATGCTGGCGGACGCATTTTCGAAGACCATGGCGGCGGCCGGCAAGGCGGCCCCGGAACTGTCCGCCCTGGCCGTCGCCCAGGAAGTGCTGCGCATGCTGGGCGATTTCATCCGGAACAACTACCCGAAGCACGGGCCCGCCTTCGTCGAGGTGCTGGAGCCCTTCGGGGCGGAAGTGGCCAAGCGCTATGGGTAA
- a CDS encoding phage minor head protein, whose amino-acid sequence MAPTLKAEPVPFREAIDYHRGKVRLPTRAWTDLWEGMHARAFVVAGAMKDALLADLQAAVGKAIEQGTTLAEFRKDFDRIVATHGWQYKGGRDWRTRVILDTNIRMGHSAGRWAQIQRLKSARPFLRYIAILDGRTRPEHRALHGTVLPVDHPFWDTHTPPNGWYCRCTVQQLSRRDLDRWGYTESRSPDIEWEAKGIATPEGHRTVRVPKGIDPGFAYNPGRAAWGNQLSEQAMDGWRKSGAEAWESLTPGDWQSAGRPKLVPLDKPKARLGPPAADAEAMAAAVERAIGGAERIFVQPDGGRVLVNAETFGGHIALPRAPFVPFLPELLEDPFEVWLSFEQHKGTGKVVLRRRILKIIDGLDRGKLVLVAEVRDGMFEGWTFVPSDRAAQIDKQRRGQLLFGR is encoded by the coding sequence ATGGCCCCGACCCTCAAGGCTGAGCCGGTCCCCTTCCGGGAGGCCATCGACTACCACCGGGGCAAGGTACGCCTGCCTACGCGGGCCTGGACGGATTTGTGGGAGGGCATGCACGCCCGCGCCTTCGTGGTGGCGGGCGCCATGAAGGATGCCCTGCTGGCCGACCTGCAAGCGGCGGTGGGCAAGGCCATTGAACAGGGCACCACCCTGGCCGAGTTCCGCAAGGATTTCGACCGGATCGTCGCGACCCACGGGTGGCAATACAAGGGTGGCCGGGACTGGCGCACTCGCGTCATTTTGGACACCAACATCCGCATGGGCCATTCGGCGGGGCGCTGGGCGCAGATCCAGCGTCTCAAGTCCGCGCGACCGTTCCTGCGCTACATCGCCATCCTGGACGGGCGCACGCGCCCGGAACACCGGGCCCTGCACGGCACCGTCCTGCCGGTGGATCATCCGTTCTGGGACACCCATACGCCGCCCAACGGTTGGTACTGCCGCTGCACGGTGCAGCAGCTGTCCCGCCGGGATCTGGATCGTTGGGGCTATACCGAAAGCCGCTCCCCCGATATCGAATGGGAAGCCAAGGGGATCGCCACGCCGGAAGGCCACCGGACGGTGCGTGTGCCGAAGGGAATCGATCCGGGTTTTGCCTACAACCCCGGCCGCGCCGCCTGGGGCAACCAGCTGTCCGAGCAGGCCATGGACGGCTGGCGGAAGTCCGGGGCGGAGGCCTGGGAAAGCCTGACGCCCGGCGATTGGCAGTCGGCCGGGCGGCCGAAGCTTGTCCCCTTGGACAAGCCCAAGGCCAGGCTGGGCCCGCCGGCGGCGGACGCCGAAGCCATGGCGGCGGCGGTGGAACGGGCCATCGGCGGCGCGGAAAGGATCTTCGTTCAGCCGGACGGCGGGCGAGTGTTGGTCAACGCGGAAACCTTTGGCGGGCATATCGCCCTGCCTCGTGCCCCCTTCGTCCCCTTCCTCCCCGAATTGTTGGAAGACCCTTTCGAGGTCTGGCTGTCTTTCGAGCAGCACAAAGGCACCGGCAAGGTAGTGCTGCGCCGGCGCATCCTCAAAATCATCGACGGCCTGGATCGCGGCAAGCTCGTCCTGGTGGCCGAGGTCCGCGACGGCATGTTCGAGGGATGGACCTTCGTGCCGTCCGACCGGGCGGCGCAGATCGACAAACAGCGCCGGGGGCAGCTGCTGTTCGGGCGATAA
- a CDS encoding ArsR family transcriptional regulator produces MSFGTTLREHQRIAILRALTEAPGYMANLSVLVDALAPFGLMVTRDGLAVEASWLHEQGLVQLGLVAAVPTLALTDRGLDVAQGRAIVPGVKRPSPGSAAMSVASMLAKGP; encoded by the coding sequence ATGAGTTTCGGGACCACCCTGCGTGAGCACCAGCGGATCGCCATCCTGCGGGCGCTGACGGAAGCGCCCGGCTATATGGCGAACCTGTCCGTGCTCGTGGATGCCCTCGCTCCCTTCGGCTTGATGGTCACCCGCGACGGGCTTGCCGTCGAGGCATCCTGGCTACACGAGCAGGGACTCGTGCAACTGGGGCTGGTTGCCGCCGTCCCCACCCTCGCCCTGACGGATCGCGGCCTCGATGTCGCCCAGGGCCGAGCCATCGTGCCCGGCGTCAAACGACCGTCGCCCGGCAGCGCGGCGATGAGCGTCGCCTCCATGCTGGCGAAAGGGCCCTGA
- a CDS encoding DUF2730 domain-containing protein, which yields MDDVLKYWPVAVTLFNVAFLVAGWALMKTFATKKELDEEGKARATAETRITIIEERLKNHPDHDDLGDIHERINEALSGISQAIAGISGLVASVRSLENQVGVLLEVKVREGK from the coding sequence ATGGATGATGTTCTTAAATACTGGCCCGTCGCCGTGACGCTCTTCAACGTCGCTTTCCTGGTCGCGGGCTGGGCCCTTATGAAGACCTTCGCCACGAAGAAGGAACTCGATGAGGAAGGCAAGGCGCGGGCCACGGCCGAGACCCGGATTACCATCATCGAGGAGAGGCTGAAGAACCATCCGGACCACGACGACCTGGGTGACATCCACGAACGCATCAACGAGGCCTTGAGCGGAATATCCCAGGCCATCGCCGGGATCAGCGGCCTGGTCGCTTCCGTGCGATCCCTGGAAAACCAGGTGGGCGTGCTGCTCGAAGTCAAGGTGAGGGAAGGCAAATGA
- a CDS encoding phage tail assembly chaperone, translating to MTAFVLRKEFEFEVEVAVNVPGGKPATFTARFVAVDQGALDAAADDKSLVRDVLRGWTGLMEEAAGGEIRDMAFTPDNVARLLEIPYVRRALALAYGAAIGGIARGN from the coding sequence ATGACTGCCTTCGTGCTGCGCAAGGAATTCGAGTTCGAGGTCGAGGTCGCCGTCAACGTGCCGGGCGGAAAGCCCGCCACCTTCACGGCGCGATTTGTCGCCGTGGATCAGGGCGCGCTCGATGCCGCCGCCGACGACAAGAGCCTCGTCCGGGATGTCCTGCGCGGCTGGACCGGCTTGATGGAAGAAGCCGCCGGGGGCGAAATCCGCGACATGGCCTTTACCCCGGACAACGTCGCCCGGCTGCTCGAAATCCCCTATGTCCGGCGCGCGCTGGCCCTGGCCTACGGCGCGGCCATCGGCGGGATCGCCAGGGGAAACTGA
- a CDS encoding TraR/DksA C4-type zinc finger protein, protein MADEADMAGDLEQRERDALIRGRQVDTWVPGLAAAATPLAGHDPAVRAGLLAEARLCAACGEAIPVERLRARPDAILCIECQAEYEGP, encoded by the coding sequence ATGGCTGACGAAGCCGACATGGCAGGCGACTTGGAACAGCGGGAACGGGATGCCCTGATCCGGGGCCGCCAGGTGGATACCTGGGTGCCAGGGCTGGCGGCGGCGGCCACGCCCTTGGCCGGCCACGATCCGGCGGTGCGTGCCGGGCTGCTGGCCGAGGCGCGCCTCTGCGCCGCCTGCGGCGAGGCGATCCCTGTCGAGCGGCTCCGGGCCCGTCCCGACGCCATTCTATGCATCGAATGCCAAGCGGAATACGAGGGGCCGTAG
- a CDS encoding DUF935 domain-containing protein, with product MLADQTDIPAKPVLGEVGAAAKVSAFAGGMATDGHLSMTPEGARPLLRHHQIASAFAQRRRAVTSVEWGVEPGGDGPADKAAADDLRAQLEALRWDAVTDKMLHGLFFGFAAAEAIYAMDGARVRLADIRVRKAERFLWKGHECRLKTEGKADGEELAPAKWWLFRAPSDNDDDPYGPGLAWPLWWLDYFSRNAARLWGLALEKWSDPTVLGTYPQGTSETEIDELLEALLKVRGNAAVAVPESAKVSLLEAMRASGGNYDKFMEFLDSAISKVILGQTMTTDEGSSLSQARVHADVKVELVRGDADLLCESFNVTVAAWLTAWNFPGAVPPRVWRRLPDAEDLNARAARDEIVGRMSGLRPTAEHVVEIYGGKWERSQGQPADSGNPGNRETKTVALADPVTGAGRDALDDLAGQAAGALAPEIAAWIAAAEAELAAAGSLEDFRERLAQVAATAGVDKAAEVLGAVMTLADLQGRAEALDGPDPQG from the coding sequence ATGTTAGCTGACCAGACGGACATTCCGGCCAAGCCGGTATTGGGGGAGGTGGGCGCGGCGGCCAAGGTCTCCGCCTTCGCTGGCGGCATGGCGACCGATGGGCACCTATCCATGACGCCCGAAGGGGCGCGGCCGTTGCTGCGCCACCACCAGATCGCGTCGGCCTTCGCCCAGCGGCGCCGGGCGGTGACCAGCGTCGAATGGGGCGTGGAGCCGGGCGGCGATGGCCCGGCCGACAAGGCCGCGGCCGATGACTTGCGGGCGCAGCTGGAGGCGCTGCGATGGGATGCCGTCACCGACAAGATGCTGCACGGCCTGTTCTTCGGATTCGCCGCGGCCGAGGCCATCTACGCCATGGATGGCGCCAGGGTGCGCCTCGCGGATATCAGGGTCCGTAAAGCGGAACGGTTCCTGTGGAAAGGCCACGAATGCCGCCTGAAGACCGAAGGCAAGGCGGACGGGGAGGAACTGGCGCCGGCCAAGTGGTGGCTATTCCGGGCGCCGTCCGACAACGACGACGACCCCTACGGCCCCGGCCTGGCCTGGCCTTTGTGGTGGCTGGACTACTTCAGCCGCAACGCGGCCCGCCTTTGGGGCCTGGCGCTGGAGAAATGGTCCGACCCGACCGTGTTGGGCACCTACCCGCAGGGCACCTCCGAGACGGAGATCGACGAACTGCTGGAGGCCCTGCTGAAGGTGCGGGGCAACGCCGCCGTGGCGGTGCCGGAATCCGCCAAGGTATCTTTGCTGGAAGCCATGCGGGCGTCGGGCGGCAACTACGACAAGTTCATGGAGTTCCTGGACTCGGCGATCAGCAAGGTGATCCTGGGCCAGACCATGACCACCGACGAGGGCTCCAGCCTGTCGCAGGCGCGAGTCCATGCCGATGTGAAGGTGGAACTGGTGCGGGGCGATGCCGACCTGCTCTGCGAGTCATTCAACGTTACGGTCGCTGCCTGGTTGACCGCCTGGAACTTCCCCGGGGCAGTGCCGCCCCGCGTCTGGCGCCGCCTGCCGGATGCCGAGGACCTTAACGCGCGGGCGGCTCGGGACGAAATCGTCGGACGGATGTCCGGCCTGCGCCCCACCGCCGAACACGTGGTTGAAATCTACGGTGGGAAGTGGGAGCGGAGCCAGGGGCAGCCTGCCGATTCGGGGAATCCGGGCAACCGCGAGACCAAGACCGTCGCCCTGGCCGATCCTGTTACCGGCGCCGGCCGGGACGCCCTGGACGATCTGGCCGGCCAAGCCGCCGGGGCGCTGGCCCCGGAGATCGCCGCCTGGATCGCGGCGGCCGAGGCCGAACTGGCCGCCGCCGGATCCCTTGAGGATTTCCGCGAACGCCTGGCCCAGGTAGCGGCCACCGCCGGCGTGGACAAGGCGGCGGAGGTCCTGGGCGCGGTGATGACCCTGGCCGATCTGCAAGGCCGCGCGGAGGCCCTGGATGGCCCCGACCCTCAAGGCTGA
- a CDS encoding phage virion morphogenesis protein, translating to MTGITLSIDIQDAGAAKVLDRVIAAAEDLTPAMDDIGGHLVAAIQRRFELGRGPDGKPWKPSRRVEESKGGGQTLVDSGRLMQSVTHLAHADSVDVGTNVIYGAIHQFGGTIRAKKGKALAFGSGAGKVLRNSVTIPARPFLGLDADDKAEIAVIVRDHIERAMA from the coding sequence ATGACCGGCATCACCCTGTCCATCGACATCCAGGATGCTGGCGCCGCCAAGGTGCTCGACCGGGTGATCGCGGCCGCCGAGGACCTGACCCCGGCCATGGACGACATCGGCGGCCACCTGGTCGCCGCGATCCAGCGCCGCTTCGAGCTGGGCCGGGGGCCGGACGGCAAGCCCTGGAAGCCGTCGCGGCGGGTCGAGGAATCCAAGGGCGGCGGCCAGACCCTGGTGGACAGCGGCCGGTTGATGCAGTCCGTCACCCACCTTGCCCATGCCGATTCCGTGGATGTGGGCACCAACGTCATCTACGGGGCGATCCACCAGTTCGGCGGCACCATCCGGGCCAAGAAGGGCAAGGCCCTGGCGTTCGGGTCGGGCGCCGGCAAGGTGCTGCGCAATTCGGTGACCATCCCGGCCCGTCCCTTCCTGGGACTCGATGCCGACGACAAAGCCGAAATCGCCGTCATCGTGCGCGACCATATCGAAAGGGCCATGGCATGA
- the terL gene encoding phage terminase large subunit: protein MGKLTVRQFEKGLADYAADFRAQIEAGVDGLDPSLAARQARKDKAESDFGFFARTYFPHYIRPHADGRPVEPSAFQRWIIDRLPELVRQDDSVSQVIVAPRGEAKTTYLVIFVLWCMVFRLKRFIFYISDTYDQAAVLIEAIKAELEVNPRIAMDFPDAAGAGRVWKEGEIVTKGDVKLKARGSGQRVRGFKHGPWRPDLIIGDDLENDENVKKPEQRDKQESWLDKGVANLGEAGAKCDVILVGTVLHYDAVIMRQKAKPMWDSKVFQAIVKWPDNMAIWDQWAGMLKVDGPAAARAFHAEWRSEMERGAVVSWPDKRPLLLLMELREKVGHSAFDSEYQNDPLNADDAPFAAIQFWTDRSGDWLYFGALDPSLGKNNRGNDPSAILVGAFDRERGRMDVIEAGIRRRLPDTIIADVIEMQRRHRCLAWFVETVQFQEFLRTELMRRAIREGVPLSAVAVQPTTDKVLRILGLQIPVKDGLIRLHPHQQTLMSQLRHFPMADHDDGPDALEMLWTGAVGFVRGAGGIRTGGERDTAGRDPGRAMAGVPGEGFRTVRY from the coding sequence ATGGGTAAGTTGACCGTCCGGCAGTTCGAGAAAGGCCTGGCCGACTACGCCGCCGACTTCCGTGCCCAAATCGAGGCCGGGGTGGATGGACTCGATCCGTCCCTGGCCGCCCGCCAGGCCCGCAAGGATAAGGCCGAGTCCGACTTCGGCTTCTTCGCCCGCACCTACTTTCCCCACTACATCCGCCCCCATGCCGACGGCCGCCCCGTCGAGCCGTCCGCCTTCCAGCGCTGGATCATCGACCGCCTGCCGGAACTGGTGCGTCAGGATGACAGCGTCAGCCAGGTGATCGTCGCCCCCCGCGGCGAGGCCAAGACCACCTACCTGGTGATCTTCGTGCTCTGGTGCATGGTATTCCGGCTGAAGCGCTTCATTTTCTACATCAGCGACACCTACGACCAGGCCGCCGTGTTGATCGAGGCGATCAAGGCGGAACTGGAGGTCAATCCCCGGATCGCCATGGACTTTCCCGACGCCGCCGGCGCCGGGCGGGTCTGGAAGGAAGGCGAGATCGTCACCAAGGGCGACGTGAAGCTGAAGGCGCGCGGCTCCGGCCAGCGGGTGCGCGGCTTCAAGCACGGTCCATGGCGCCCCGACCTGATCATCGGCGACGATCTGGAAAACGACGAGAACGTGAAGAAGCCGGAACAGCGGGACAAGCAGGAATCCTGGCTCGACAAGGGCGTCGCCAACCTGGGCGAGGCCGGCGCCAAGTGCGACGTGATCCTGGTGGGCACCGTCCTGCACTACGACGCGGTCATCATGCGCCAGAAGGCCAAGCCCATGTGGGATTCCAAGGTCTTTCAAGCCATCGTCAAATGGCCGGACAACATGGCGATCTGGGACCAGTGGGCCGGCATGCTGAAGGTGGACGGCCCCGCCGCCGCGCGCGCCTTCCATGCCGAATGGCGGTCGGAAATGGAACGGGGAGCGGTGGTCTCGTGGCCGGACAAGCGGCCCCTTCTGCTGCTGATGGAACTGCGGGAAAAGGTCGGGCATTCGGCCTTCGACAGCGAATACCAGAACGATCCCTTGAACGCCGACGACGCACCCTTCGCCGCCATCCAGTTCTGGACGGACCGGAGCGGCGACTGGCTCTATTTCGGCGCCCTCGATCCCAGCCTGGGCAAGAACAACCGGGGCAACGATCCCTCCGCCATCCTGGTGGGCGCCTTCGACAGGGAGCGCGGCAGGATGGACGTGATCGAGGCGGGGATCCGCCGCCGCCTGCCCGACACCATCATCGCCGATGTGATCGAGATGCAGCGCCGCCATCGCTGCCTGGCCTGGTTCGTCGAGACGGTGCAGTTCCAGGAGTTCCTGCGCACGGAGCTGATGCGCCGCGCGATCCGCGAGGGCGTTCCCCTGTCGGCCGTTGCCGTGCAGCCGACCACCGACAAGGTGCTGCGCATCCTGGGGCTCCAGATCCCGGTCAAGGACGGGCTGATCCGGCTGCATCCGCACCAGCAGACGCTGATGTCCCAGCTGCGCCACTTTCCGATGGCGGACCATGACGACGGGCCGGACGCGCTGGAAATGCTCTGGACGGGGGCCGTGGGATTCGTCCGAGGGGCCGGCGGCATCCGCACCGGCGGCGAACGGGATACGGCCGGGCGCGATCCCGGCCGCGCCATGGCCGGGGTGCCGGGCGAAGGATTCAGGACGGTGAGGTACTGA
- a CDS encoding lipase family protein yields MGKATVPAALLAESADLDAAALAFLARRAQVVYKTEAEIAGALARAGGRLVGFIDEGGCEVFVARFGESEGCTFTVVAFRGTEPRQEPADIVADLDVRRESLSMGLIEGDGESHKVKVHAGFQRGVDAVATRLGRLLDAAYRLGPVYGCGHSKGGAETVLAAALWPWIFRAIATFGAPRCLNAEGAAAFRRHSSTRHYRVVNRCDMVPLVPPALTGWCHDREAVYIDGDGGIHWGLGAGSEWMLRSLDYRPGRGVLDHYVDRYIEALDKAAADG; encoded by the coding sequence GTGGGTAAGGCCACAGTGCCCGCCGCCCTGCTGGCCGAGTCGGCCGATCTGGACGCCGCCGCCCTGGCCTTCCTGGCCAGACGGGCCCAGGTGGTCTACAAGACGGAGGCTGAAATCGCGGGGGCGTTGGCCCGCGCGGGCGGTCGCCTGGTGGGGTTCATCGACGAAGGGGGCTGCGAGGTCTTCGTCGCCCGCTTCGGGGAAAGCGAGGGGTGCACCTTCACCGTCGTCGCTTTCCGGGGGACCGAGCCCCGGCAGGAGCCGGCCGACATCGTCGCCGACCTGGACGTGCGGCGCGAGAGCCTGTCCATGGGCTTGATCGAGGGGGATGGCGAGAGCCACAAGGTCAAGGTCCATGCCGGGTTCCAGCGCGGCGTGGATGCGGTGGCCACACGTCTGGGCCGCCTGCTGGACGCCGCCTACCGACTGGGGCCGGTCTACGGCTGCGGGCATTCCAAGGGCGGGGCGGAGACGGTTCTGGCCGCGGCCCTGTGGCCCTGGATCTTCCGCGCCATCGCCACCTTCGGGGCGCCGCGCTGCCTGAACGCCGAGGGCGCGGCGGCCTTCCGCCGCCACAGCAGCACCCGGCATTACCGGGTGGTCAACCGCTGCGACATGGTGCCTCTGGTGCCCCCGGCACTGACCGGCTGGTGTCACGACCGCGAGGCCGTCTACATCGACGGCGACGGCGGCATCCACTGGGGACTTGGGGCCGGCTCCGAATGGATGCTGCGGTCCCTGGATTATCGCCCCGGCCGGGGCGTCCTGGACCATTACGTCGATCGCTATATCGAGGCCCTGGACAAGGCCGCCGCCGATGGCTGA